The genomic interval TTGAAGCGGTTAATGATTATTTAGAGCTAGATGCCCGTTTAGCCTGGGACGTTATTAACGATGTTGAGTTATCGTTAGTGGGACAAAATTTATTGAATGAGTCACATGAAGAGTATCCTAGGATAGAAGGTAATAAGCCACACAGTAATGTACAGCGGAGTATTTACGGGCAAGTGCGTTGGAAATTTTAAATGGAGTGAAATTTAATGTTCACTCCATAATAAAAAAAGTTAAAAGGAATACGTTAGCTCATTGTTGATAACGTTGTTTAATGGCCTGAGATAATTGATGAACCGCCATCGCATAATGATTGCTGTGGTTGTATTTTTTGATCACTTTAAAATTAGGGTGTGTACGCCAAAACTCATTGCCTGAATAAGCACTTAATTTAATCGTTGAGGCGGATGTTTTTTGTTGCGTTTTAGTGACAACAGGTTTATTAAATTGCCAACCGCTTTTTGAAAAATAATGGGCGACACTTCCAATGGCATCCGTTGGGTTCCATAAATCACGCTTGCCATCTTCGTTAAAATCAACCGCTAATCGACGAAAACTACTGGGCATAAATTGACCTAATCCCATTGCCCCAGCCCAAGAGCCGACCACTTTTCGAGGCTCTAAATTTTCTTCCGTTGTCATCAGTAAAAAATTTTCTAGTTCAGAGGTGAAAAATTTACTGCGTCTTTTAGTGTGAAACGCTAAGGTGGATAAAGCATCAAGTGTGCGTGTTTTCCCTACATTCAATCCAAAAAATGTTTCAACACCAATAATCGCCACGATATATTCAGGGTTAACGTGATAAGTCGCACTTGCTTTTTGAATCGTAAGGGCATTTTTTTTCCAAAATTTCACCCCATTATTAATATGAGTGGTGGTAAGGAATTTTTTGCGATAGCGTGACCAGCTACCAGGGGATGGAACAAAGCTCGTTTTTATTTTTGAGGAAGGTGTTTCTAGTTTCACGA from Methylococcales bacterium carries:
- a CDS encoding lytic murein transglycosylase, with product MTSLTLSAIPIFTLALLLTACNPEPIIYHQDHYKGLSQPIIPSQPSTTKPKTAPKQIGHYSASKLTGAYASSTGTRNFIRYMAKEHGFKQNYLNGLFSQARHLQSVVKLETPSSKIKTSFVPSPGSWSRYRKKFLTTTHINNGVKFWKKNALTIQKASATYHVNPEYIVAIIGVETFFGLNVGKTRTLDALSTLAFHTKRRSKFFTSELENFLLMTTEENLEPRKVVGSWAGAMGLGQFMPSSFRRLAVDFNEDGKRDLWNPTDAIGSVAHYFSKSGWQFNKPVVTKTQQKTSASTIKLSAYSGNEFWRTHPNFKVIKKYNHSNHYAMAVHQLSQAIKQRYQQ